The Primulina eburnea isolate SZY01 chromosome 13, ASM2296580v1, whole genome shotgun sequence genome includes a region encoding these proteins:
- the LOC140809793 gene encoding uncharacterized protein, which translates to MPLKRKSSKGASSSTAVNYDASRFYNERAEEQYGKIFNRSIIKERGFDLSHPDTQIEHILEARQWEEFGRQPQDAVISLVREFYANLKVRHDRLVVFVRGKEVAFDARTINTVYGFPEIMHDEYEEYKNGNVDYDNILHTICTQGAEWRMRDNVHLSLAKSDLREMAKYWYSFITARIKPTEHTTTVIKERAILIFCIMTGKTIDLGRLLQNSIYDYACGNSPSGLLHPSLITVLCQHVGVTWAPNEEVLKPKNPIVIAQAFMGARNDQGAARRARREFNQRAAERRDQAQAQEQPQQHRRSRMTMLEEEMHQQRQDMNAFMYRTDTFMNFMMDFTSVLAEQFPSASTSSRPYPPHPQWPPAYPPPEFQPPHHDDDDEDDGNDH; encoded by the coding sequence atgccATTGAAAAGAAAGTCATCCAAGGGAGCCTCTTCATCAACAGCAGTGAACTATGATGCGAGTAGATTTTATAATGAGAGGGCAGAGGAACAGTATGGAAAAATTTTCAATAGAAGCATAATAAAGGAGAGGGGATTTGATCTAAGTCATCCTGATACTCAAATTGAACATATTCTTGAAGCTCGGCAATGGGAGGAGTTTGGAAGACAGCCACAGGATGCTGTCATATcattggtgagagagttctatgCAAACTTGAAGGTGAGACATGATCGGTTAGTGGTGTTTGTGAGAGGTAAAGAGGTCGCTTTTGATGCACGGACAATCAACACTGTATATGGCTTTCCTGAAATAATGCACGATGAGTACGAAGAATACAAAAATGGGAATGTTGATTATGACAATATTCTACATACTATTTGTACACAGGGAGCCGAATGGCGAATGAGAGACAATGTGCATTTAAGCCTTGCAAAGTCTGACCTCAGGGAAATGGCAAAATATTGGTATTCATTCATTACTGCCAGAATAAAGCCTACAGAACACACCACTACTGTGATTAAGGAGAGGGCCATCCTCATATTCTGCATTATGACAGGGAAGACAATCGATCTAGGTCGATTGCTTCAGAATTCAATTTACGATTATGCATGTGGCAACTCTCCGAGTGGACTTCTCCACCCCTCTCTCATCACTGTATTGTGCCAACATGTGGGTGTGACTTGGGCTCCGAATGAAGAAGTTCTGAAGCCGAAAAATCCTATTGTGATAGCTCAGGCATTTATGGGCGCCAGAAACGACCAAGGTGCAGCACGTAGAGCTCGAAGAGAATTCAATCAGAGGGCTGCAGAAAGACGTGATCAAGCCCAGGCTCAAGAACAACCGCAGCAGCACAGGAGAAGCAGAATGACTATGTTGGAGGAGGAGATGCACCAACAACGTCAAGACATGAATGCATTTATGTATCGGACTGATACATTCATGAATTtcatgatggatttcacatcAGTGTTGGCTGAGCAGTTTCCATCTGCTTCCACTTCTAGTAGACCATATCCACCTCACCCACAGTGGCCACCAGCTTACCCACCGCCAGAGTTCCAACCACCCCACCACGATGATGATGACGAGGATGATggcaatgaccactga